From a single Capsicum annuum cultivar UCD-10X-F1 chromosome 12, UCD10Xv1.1, whole genome shotgun sequence genomic region:
- the LOC107849764 gene encoding exocyst complex component EXO70A1-like — protein MVGIENIKAAREILKCSIEKSRELGVEISNRCWRLESCEQRLDFLAGALRNLACKCTLYKMSGHDVDRVIGPAASVVKIFDVICELENSLSTDDPSDDISAYVTTLKWMEEALSLLTDNCKLVVSWLETSSFNSSVAESWYVVNVNKCLSILRELQATEEHFRAKGGPLTVALDKVEVELASLLKGIAPLSLPLPDVIQNVQAIIDRLAANHRLDRCMSIYVEVRRSNVRKAVEELDLDYLEEISFTEFDSVLSVEPHIDLWAKHLEFAVKYLLDTEHRLCIEVFRKAAFKERCMDCFAKIAVQSGIHSFIKFGNTITKGKKEAIKLLKLLEMFAALNKLRSNFNRLFSGRACGEIQTQTRDLVKRVVNGTCEIFWELSLQVELQRPTSPPVDGSVPRLVNFVTEYCNQLLEDEYWSTLVQVVEIHQGWNNENFGKELLVNEMQNIVTVIGLNLETWTKRYEDVPLSYFFLMNNHWYLFKYTRGTKLGEIMGHEWITGHEEYMEYYETHFLKESWGKLPSLLSEEGLVLFPGGRAIDRQLVKKRLKEFTESFDEIYKKQSSWELCDKGLRWRVCQNVLHVVVPSYINYLEKYMPSIEFEVASTTDQHIKYTAKTLVNMITCLFEPKVGNYGSSTKCTELSGKLNNSFVTNQLSSTPAAA, from the coding sequence atggTGGGCATTGAGAATATCAAAGCTGCAAGAGAAATTCTCAAGTGTAgcatagaaaaatcaagagaattgggagtagaaattagtaaTAGGTGTTGGAGATTAGAGAGCTGTGAGCAAAGGCTTGATTTTTTAGCAGGTGCCCTTAGAAACTTAGCATGTAAATGCACATTATACAAGATGAGTGGTCATGATGTTGATAGGGTCATTGGTCCTGCTGCATCTGTTGTTAAGATATTTGATGTCATATGTGAACTTGAAAACTCTCTTTCAACTGATGATCCTTCTGATGATATATCAGCTTATGTTACAACACTAAAATGGATGGAAGAAGCACTCAGTTTACTCACCGATAACTGCAAACTAGTCGTTTCTTGGCTTGAAACCAGTAGTTTCAATTCCTCTGTTGCTGAAAGTTGGTATGTTGTGAATGTGAACAAGTGTTTGAGTATACTTAGAGAATTGCAGGCAACGGAGGAACATTTTCGTGCCAAAGGTGGGCCCTTGACGGTTGCGCTAGACAAGGTGGAGGTTGAATTGGCGTCCTTGTTGAAGGGCATAGCTCCATTGTCCTTGCCGTTGCCTGATGTTATCCAGAATGTGCAAGCCATTATTGATAGATTAGCTGCGAACCATCGACTTGACAGATGTATGTCTATCTACGTTGAGGTTCGGAGGTCAAACGTGAGAAAAGCTGTAGAGGAGCTCGATTTGGACTACCTGGAGGAGATATCATTCACAGAGTTTGACAGTGTTCTGAGTGTAGAGCCTCACATTGATCTATGGGCCAAACACTTGGAGTTTGCTGTGAAATATTTGTTGGACACAGAACACAGGCTTTGCATTGAAGTGTTCCGAAAAGCAGCATTTAAGGAAAGATGTATGGACTGTTTTGCAAAAATTGCTGTCCAATCTGGGATTCATTCTTTCATAAAATTTGGCAACACAATTAccaaagggaagaaagaagcaaTCAAGCTGTTGAAGCTATTGGAAATGTTTGCTGCTCTAAACAAACTACGCTCCAATTTCAACAGGCTTTTCAGTGGGAGAGCCTGTGGTGAAATCCAAACCCAAACAAGAGATCTGGTCAAGAGAGTTGTGAATGGGACTTGTGAAATATTTTGGGAACTTTCTCTTCAGGTGGAACTGCAGAGGCCAACTAGTCCTCCGGTGGATGGAAGTGTTCCGAGGCTAGTTAACTTTGTCACAGAGTATTGTAATCAGCTGCTTGAGGATGAATATTGGTCCACACTTGTCCAAGTTGTGGAGATACATCAAGGTTGGAACAACGAGAATTTCGGAAAGGAGCTTCTTGTAAATGAGATGCAAAACATAGTAACAGTAATTGGGCTCAATTTAGAGACTTGGACAAAGAGATACGAGGATGTCCctctttcttatttcttcttgatgaatAACCATTGGTACTTGTTCAAGTACACGAGGGGAACAAAACTAGGTGAGATAATGGGACATGAATGGATTACAGGTCACGAGGAATACATGGAGTACTACGAGACACACTTTTTGAAAGAGAGCTGGGGAAAACTCCCGTCCCTTCTGAGTGAGGAAGGCCTAGTGTTGTTCCCAGGAGGGAGAGCCATTGATCGACAATTAGTTAAAAAGAGACTCAAGGAATTCACTGAGTCTTTCGACGAAATTTACAAGAAACAATCCAGTTGGGAATTGTGTGACAAGGGGCTAAGATGGAGGGTATGCCAAAATGTTTTGCATGTTGTCGTTCCTTCTTACATTAACTACCTGGAAAAATACATGCCATCCATTGAATTTGAGGTTGCTAGCACTACTGATCAGCACATAAAATACACAGCTAAGACCTTGGTAAATATGATTACTTGTCTATTTGAACCAAAAGTGGGAAACTATGGCAGTAGCACCAAATGCACAGAATTGAGTGGCAAGCTAAATAATAGCTTTGTTACTAATCAACTTTCCTCCACACCAGCAGCAGCATGA